In a single window of the Chloroflexota bacterium genome:
- a CDS encoding NAD-dependent epimerase/dehydratase family protein, producing MQILVTGASGFIGRHVVAELAGAGHTVTTLHRGGPLHLPDGSTLAHVQASVLDPAARAAALRVEAIVHLAGRGDVQASFREPLAYSTLNAGGTAAILDGARESAAHVVLASTQRIYRPTDAVIHEDAAIAPTDPYAYTKLVAEQWCRMYAEQLATPTTVVRLFSVYGPGQVGQGNSGVVSIFLNRARHGETLAVHADQQRDLTWVGDVAHGIRLALERPPTASRPARVYNLATGIGTTLYGLAQMVCAAVGSRSEIVPPAARSDEGDRVADISRARAELRYAPAVTIQEGIARLAAQDTASR from the coding sequence ATGCAGATTCTGGTGACCGGCGCGTCCGGGTTCATCGGCCGCCATGTCGTCGCCGAGCTTGCTGGTGCGGGCCATACGGTCACCACGCTCCACCGCGGCGGGCCGCTCCACCTTCCTGACGGATCGACGCTGGCGCACGTTCAGGCCAGCGTCCTCGACCCGGCCGCGCGCGCGGCTGCGTTGCGCGTCGAAGCCATCGTCCACCTGGCCGGGCGCGGCGACGTGCAGGCCTCGTTCCGGGAGCCGCTGGCCTACAGCACGCTGAACGCTGGCGGGACCGCCGCTATCCTCGACGGCGCGCGGGAGTCGGCCGCCCACGTCGTCCTGGCCTCGACCCAGCGCATCTACCGTCCGACCGACGCCGTCATCCACGAGGACGCGGCCATCGCGCCGACTGACCCGTACGCCTACACCAAGCTGGTGGCCGAGCAGTGGTGCCGGATGTACGCCGAGCAGCTTGCGACCCCGACAACCGTTGTCCGCCTGTTCTCGGTGTACGGCCCGGGGCAGGTGGGTCAGGGAAACAGCGGCGTCGTCAGCATCTTTCTGAATCGAGCCCGACACGGCGAGACGTTGGCCGTCCACGCCGATCAGCAGCGCGATCTGACCTGGGTAGGCGACGTGGCGCACGGGATCAGGCTGGCTCTCGAGCGTCCGCCGACCGCCAGCCGGCCGGCACGGGTCTACAACCTCGCCACGGGCATCGGCACGACGCTCTACGGGCTTGCACAGATGGTCTGCGCGGCGGTCGGCTCGCGCTCGGAGATCGTGCCGCCGGCCGCGCGCTCCGACGAGGGCGACCGCGTGGCGGATATCTCGCGCGCGCGCGCCGAACTCCGGTACGCTCCTGCGGTCACGATTCAAGAGGGCATCGCCCGCCTCGCCGCCCAGGACACTGCATCCCGATGA
- a CDS encoding MFS transporter, giving the protein MTIRLSPLGRIIVSIYLPSVLMGFGMGMLLPTLPIVARSFGVAPEVAAQGVTAYLIGRVACLFPAGYIVDRYGRRFAMVLGPSIVVLGLACTVLTPWFSLVLVGQALVGSGEGIWSLGREIAAVESIRAEQRGRVIAAFFGVSAGGATVGPVLGGRLADLFGYGVVFMAAGLFAVAVGAIGWTYRPSPRSAGHSARPRVAESSEPPRGGRRSPFSTIAPGYLRTFQVVMFATFCAMLRSTSVQSLLPVHVVSDLGYTASDVGYLFGLTGLVQMLMIVPAGFISDKIGRKAAVVPAAALAGASFVGYAVSTEPLGLAVASVLMGLSAGLAIGTMTSFTYDIVSPDARGSIQAFRRSVGEVGSLSGPILGGLIAGLSSASMAFAIFAPLHLVSSLLVAFVARETLNRRPSPEPRAVRTSGA; this is encoded by the coding sequence ATGACGATCAGGCTCTCGCCCCTCGGGCGCATCATCGTCAGCATCTACCTGCCGTCCGTCCTGATGGGCTTCGGCATGGGCATGCTGCTGCCAACCTTGCCGATCGTGGCGCGGTCGTTTGGCGTGGCGCCAGAGGTGGCCGCTCAGGGCGTGACGGCGTACCTGATCGGTCGGGTGGCCTGCCTCTTCCCGGCCGGCTACATCGTCGATCGTTACGGGCGGCGCTTCGCGATGGTGCTCGGCCCATCGATTGTCGTGCTGGGGCTGGCCTGCACCGTCCTGACGCCGTGGTTCTCCCTGGTGCTGGTGGGGCAGGCCCTGGTCGGGTCGGGCGAGGGCATCTGGAGCCTGGGCCGCGAGATCGCCGCCGTCGAGTCGATCCGCGCCGAGCAGCGCGGCCGGGTGATCGCCGCCTTCTTCGGCGTCTCGGCCGGTGGCGCGACAGTCGGTCCGGTGCTGGGCGGCCGCCTGGCGGACCTGTTCGGCTACGGCGTGGTGTTCATGGCAGCCGGGCTGTTCGCCGTCGCCGTTGGCGCGATTGGCTGGACGTACCGCCCGTCACCGCGGTCGGCCGGACATTCGGCGCGCCCCCGGGTGGCTGAATCGAGCGAGCCGCCTCGGGGCGGCCGACGCTCGCCGTTCTCGACGATCGCGCCCGGCTATCTGCGGACCTTTCAGGTGGTGATGTTCGCCACCTTCTGCGCGATGCTCCGCAGCACCAGCGTTCAGAGCTTGCTGCCGGTCCATGTGGTCTCCGACCTCGGGTACACCGCGTCGGACGTCGGCTACCTGTTCGGGCTGACCGGCCTGGTGCAGATGCTGATGATCGTGCCGGCCGGCTTCATCTCGGACAAGATCGGGCGGAAGGCGGCGGTCGTGCCGGCCGCCGCCCTGGCTGGCGCATCGTTCGTCGGGTACGCTGTCTCGACCGAGCCGCTCGGGCTGGCCGTTGCCTCGGTCCTGATGGGCCTGTCGGCCGGGCTGGCTATCGGCACGATGACCTCGTTCACCTACGACATCGTGTCGCCTGACGCCCGAGGGTCGATCCAGGCGTTCCGCCGCTCGGTGGGCGAGGTCGGTTCGCTGTCAGGGCCGATCCTCGGCGGCCTGATCGCCGGCCTGAGCAGCGCCAGCATGGCGTTCGCCATCTTTGCGCCGCTCCACCTCGTGTCATCGCTGCTGGTGGCGTTCGTAGCCCGCGAGACGCTGAACCGCAGGCCATCCCCGGAACCTCGGGCCGTCCGAACGTCGGGAGCGTAG
- a CDS encoding thiamine pyrophosphate-binding protein, translated as MIVGTKALEMIAEHRTDEVMVTTMSSARVWPTMSSRPDLDLPIKGCMGKASSVALGLALARPDKRIVVLDGDGSLLMNFGSLVTITSLAPKNLVHVVLEGTTYDTSGGQPTPGRGVMDWATVAKGAGYKHVVRIDTEDELADQWPKLLKAEGPVFAVVSVNSMWAFGPMPGLTGGKWQDVAATLATI; from the coding sequence ATGATCGTCGGAACGAAGGCACTGGAGATGATCGCCGAGCACCGCACCGACGAGGTGATGGTCACGACCATGTCGTCGGCGCGGGTCTGGCCCACCATGTCGAGCCGTCCGGACCTGGATCTGCCGATCAAGGGCTGCATGGGCAAGGCCTCGTCCGTCGCGCTGGGGCTGGCCCTGGCCCGTCCCGACAAGCGAATCGTGGTGCTCGATGGCGACGGCTCGCTGCTGATGAACTTCGGCTCGCTGGTCACCATCACCAGCCTCGCGCCGAAGAACCTGGTGCACGTGGTCCTGGAAGGCACGACCTACGACACCAGCGGCGGCCAGCCGACGCCCGGCCGTGGCGTGATGGACTGGGCGACGGTCGCCAAGGGGGCAGGCTACAAGCACGTGGTCCGCATCGACACCGAGGACGAGCTGGCCGACCAGTGGCCGAAGCTGCTCAAAGCCGAGGGGCCGGTCTTCGCCGTGGTCTCCGTCAACTCGATGTGGGCGTTCGGCCCGATGCCCGGACTGACCGGCGGAAAGTGGCAGGATGTCGCCGCCACCCTGGCGACAATCTAG